The sequence TTGATTCACTCTCTCAGTTCTTACCAGCTGATgtgctcctccagctcctttgCTACAATGCTCACAGAAGCATGACAGTACTGTGACTGGCTCTGATGAGATGCTGAACTTGACAGCAGCACAGAGGCACTGCCCAGAATATGGAGCTGACATTGTGATTGTGAATTTCTTCGTGACTTAGGTATGGATGTATCTAGTAAAGAACCTTGATGGTATCATCGTTTATATGAGTATTTCAACTTGGGTATGTATAGGTAGGTATGCAGTTAACTTGGAAACCTACACACGCCACCATCCGTGGTTTGAGGTCCAAGTCCACAGCTCCAACATTCTCGGAACCGGAACGCCTCCCTCAACAGGCTCCGGCCGACCAGAGCCGCCTACCCAGTGACACATCTTCCGAAGCCACGGGATCATGTCTGCTCTAGGTCCACCTTTCGGGTATCCATCCTCGAGTCTTGGCGAGTAACGGCTATGGGACAGTGAGAACGGTAACATGGACTTTATCTCCGTCCCTTTAGAATACAAACAGTGGTAATTAGGTTTCAGAGATTAGGGTGTAAAATATCAACGTTGGCTGCTTGTCGTAACGGTGCTAACAACAAGAGTTACAGATTGTAGAGTATGAGGGCCTGTATCGTTGGGCGGGATATTTTGTTGACCATATCTTGTCATAATCTATTCTCTAATTCTTTACTCCTGATCATGCAATTTTATCTAATATCTATGGGTCAAAAGTCAGCTTCTCCGACTTTACAACAACCTCTCCCACGAGATCAGCCGCCGAAGAACCCAGAGAGAAACGGTATTCTCCTTCATCGACCACCCACTTCTGAAGACCAGTGTCATAGTACGCCAAGCCTCTATCCTTGACTGAAAGTTGcaccgtcttcttctcaccAGGCTGTAGCTGCACCTTGCTAAAGGCCACTAGAGCCTTGATCGGGTGGTCTGCACTGGAAGAGGCTCGTCCCGCGTAAACCTGCACCAACGAACCTCCGGCCTTGCTTCCTGTGTTTGAGACTTCAGCTGTGACAGCCCAGGCTTCATTGTCTCTCGTCACATTCTTCAAGTCGTATGTAAAAGTCGTGTAAGACAAACCGTGGCCAAAGGGGAAgttgatcttgtccttgtcaagGCGATCAAAGTGGCGATATCCAACAAAAACTCCTTCCTCGTACTTGACCTTGAGTTGGTCATTGACGTACTCGCCAGGGAAGTTTCCGTGCGCTGGGCAATCCTCGAGGCGCTTGGGGAAGCTAACTGGCAGTCGACCTTCAGGGTTCACGGCTCCAGTAAGTACGTCAGCGATGGAGTAACCGCATTCCTGACCGGGGAACCAAGCTTGCATGACGGCAGATACCTGATCAAGCCAGGGCATGGCGATAGCAACGCCGGTGGAGTTCACCACAATGGTGTTCTTATTGGCAGCCGCAACAGTCGAGACCATAGCATCCTGAGTTCCCTTGCGAGGCAGGTTGAAAGAGTCCTGATCACGACCCTCAGTCTCCCATTGAGGGTCGTGGCCAGTGAAAACAATAGCGTAGTCAGCATTCTTGGCAACCTCTGAAGCTTCTCCGAGGAGATCAGCATCATGGTCTGACTCCAGCGAGAAGCCGAGGCGAACGCCACTGCGACCTTCAAGAATGGTCAAGCCAATCTTTGTCGGGGGGTCACTGCAGATGCGCAGACGGTATGTCTTGCCAGCCTCGAAGCTATAGCGGAACTCGGGCTCCGGAGCTGCCAAGAACAGCGAGCCCATGGGGTCCGAGCAGTTTCCAGGCTGCTCAAAGATGagatcgtcgtcgacaaAGACGCGAGTAGGTCCGAGTCCAGAGCAGGCGATGTAATGTGTACCTGTCTCAGCTGGTGTAAAGTCTCCAACAATCTCGAGTCTTCGCCAGAGGGACTCTTGAGATCCTAGAGGCGAATACACCGAGGTTGGCTGGGAGATGACTGACACGGGCTCAGTCTTGCCGCTCTCGAACAGTTGTCGGCTGAAGCCGGGTTGTCCATCAAGACCGACCACAGTACCGCAAGAGCCATCCTTGCTAATTGCTGGAAGAAGACGCTCACGGTGGGCTCCTTTGGCAAATGTAAACtcaacatcatcgccaaGGGCTTCATGTAGGGCGTCCCAAGGTGTGACTTTTCGGTAAGCATTGACGGCGGCACTGCCACCACCGTGGGCCATAGCATCCTTAGCGAAGCCAACGAGagcaatcttcttcttgctaaCCTTGTCCTTTGAAAGGGGTAGAAGATTTCCCTCGTTTTTCAACAGCACAATGCCTCGTGCACCAGCTTCTCGGATCATGTTCCGGAGTTCGGGGCTATCGGTCGATTGTCCGAGAATAGCAGGATCCGCCTCATCCTCAagggccttgagcttgagagCGAACTGAATGACAGACTTGGCCCGCTCATTTATGACCTCTTCCGTGACTTCTCCCTTCTTAAGTGCTTCGATAACATCAGCCTCCTTGCGAAGTCGAGGAGGCCCAGGCATTTCCAAGTCCAGCCCGGCGTTGAGGGCGGAAGCAACTGAGTTTGTGCCACCCCAATCACTCATGACGAGGCCATTCCATCCCCAGTTTTCACGAAGGACGTCCTTCAAGAGCCAGTTGTGTTCGTCGCAGTGGACTCCGTTGACGTGGTTGTAAGCTGTCATGATAGCCCAgggcttggcctccttgatggcaaTCTCGAAGGGGCGTAGATAAATCTCACGGAGAGCTCGCTCGTCGATAGTCTCATCGACCGTCGTCCGAGCCGTCTCCTGCTCGTTGGCCACGAAATGCTTAATCGTCGCGGACACACCAACACTCTGCAGACCCTGAATAACTCGAGAAGACATCTTTCCGGCGAGGAAAGGGTCTTCACTGAAGCTCTCAAAGTTACGCCCTCCAAGTGGATGTCGATGAATGCAAACTGTAGGTCCTAGGATGCAGTGGGCTCTCTTACCCCTTGCCTCCTTGGCGAGAGCACGGCCGAATCTCTCGGCGAGTTCTGTGTCGAAACTCGCTGCGAGATTGCATGCTGCCGGGAAACAGGCGGATTTGATGCTAAGGTCTGTAGCTGCTGAACGGACCCCATTGGGGCCATCAGCTGTCTGAAGATACGTTAGTTCATACTGGGTAATGTGAGCTTGGATGTTACCTTGATCGCTGGGACTCCCTTTTCGGGCAGACCGACAGTCTCGGAGAAGTTCTGGCCTGCGAGCAGGGATATCTGAAAGTGACGATGTTAGCACCAAGACTAGGGCATGGTTGTTGGATTTCTGCGACAcaccttctcctccaatGTCAGCGACTTGATAATCGCATCAATATCAGTattcttggccatcttgtaATCTCGTTATCTCAGAAGAGCCAATTTCAGACTTGACCAAGAATCACGAGTGATTAACACAACACCAGCTCACTTTATCAACGCGCTCCGTTGAGCTATGGGTCGAAGCTAACTGGAGAGCTAGACCCAACAGCCAATCATGTCCAGGTCCGAGGTCCTTTCCGGAGGGTCCAACTCCACTCGGATGAGGAGTTGGTGATTCTCGGCTAAGAAGTTCGGCTATTACGACGTCGAATATTGCGCGATCAAGTTATTCGAGGTTTGtcttgaggttgaagagatCAATTCCCATGCTAATGACTGCCGTTCTCGTCGTACTTTTTATACCATGTCAATAAAATAGCTGCCAAATGATGGCTAGCAAAGTGCGGAGATCCCTGCAGGTCTATGGGTTGCTacggtgtgtgtgtgtcgaCCGAAAGCCCCATCGAAGTCAATAATTGCTTCTTATTGCTCGGCATCCGGAACTACGAGTTACggtatatagataatagctGACATGATGCGGTGGGGGCTTCGgagccgaggaggaaaagaagactAGTGTCCATGACTACCTACGTGACCAGGCCTCTTCAGCCTGTCTCGGTAACCGATATTGTCTGAGGCTGGGTATTGGCAGTACCAATTTCTGATATCCCATAGGTTCTTTGACTCAATAAGTTGGTTGTTTCCAGGTTTGCAGTTTCATCTATGCAAGGCCTGACTTAGGTTTACCTTCTGGGCGGCGAATTCGACCGATATCTCACTgaaaggatgaagatgggatCCAAAAGATCAATTATCTAGCCAAGGTCTGGATCCTCTTCCTAGATTATACTATACGAGCTTAAAAGTTCTCAAGCAATCAGGATCGTCGGATTAAGCAAGCTCGACCTGATCGACctgcttgtccttcttgttaTCCTTCTCCAAATCTCCACCCTCGATATCTGCAAGCTTTCCAGCGTGAAGAGCACCATTTGACTTGCCCTCAAACACTTCCTGGATCTCCTCAAGAGTATGACCCTTGGTCTCTGGGAAAAGAAACCAGATGACAACAATGAGCATAGCCAAAATGCAGCAGAAGACGATGTAGTACTTCCAGCCGATCTTACCCATGGCGATGGGGTTGACCTGGTTTCCAACGACCAAACCAACAAACGTGCTGATGTACATGATGGAAACGCCACGGCCACGAAGAGTGTAGGGGTAGATCTCAACGATGTAAGCCTGAAGCAGAGGAGCCCAAGCGATGGCATAGAAGAAGAAAGTGATGAAGACGAAGCCAACGATAGCTCGGCCAGTTTCCTCACTCCTTGTCGAAGCGAAGTGAGAGCTGAGAGCAGTCCAGATGACGTAAGAGACGCACATTCCGCAAGTCGAGGTGAGGAACAGAGTTCGGCGTCCGAGACGATCGACCAACATGGCTCCAACAAAGATGGCAGCCAACCAGTTGGAAATCTGCAACAGACCATTGATGAGAGTCTGGTCCTTGGCGTCGGTGATTCCGATAGTGTTGAGAACGAGAACGAGGTAGTAGCTGTAGATGGTTAGCTTTCAGTCTGTCAAACGCGGAGAGCAATGTCAAACTAACCTGACGAGGTTGATTCCGTTCCACTGAGCAAACCAACCAACGATGACAGCGATAAGGGTACGCCTGCGGTTCGCTGGTGTACGGACAAGCTCGAGCCAAGAGTTCTGCGACATGGCATCGGCCTCGTGCGTCAAAGCACCCTCAATCTCTGCCATCTCAAAATGCACAAGAGGGGCATCAAAGTCACCTCCAGCATGGTATTCGGCCAAGATTTTTCGAGCTTCTTCCCTTCGACCGTGTGCGACGAGCCATCGAGGCGATTCGGGGAGGAAGTAGATCGTGAGAAGCTGAAGAGCGGGGAGAGctccttgaagaagagaggggaTTCTCCAGCTCCATGTTGTGTCGAGCTTGAATGTTCCAAAGGTGCACCACGCGGCAATGATGCCTCCCAAGTACTATCACCCTTTGAGTTAGCCGATGCGTTCCCATGATTCATCGAAAGGCTCAAGACTCACGAAAGAAGTGTTGTAGAGAGCTGTCAGCTTGCCACGATGCGTTGGGTAGGCAAGCTCTGTGATGAGAATAGGGCTAGGTTGAGCAAGGAAACTGGTGAAGAAGCCGAGAATCGCTCTCGCTGCGATGAACGTGTGAAGGTTCTGCGACACGGCCTGCATGATGGCAAAAGCAACACATGTCAAGGCGCCAATGGCCATGGCCGTCTTTCTACCAAATCGATCGCAGATGTaggtgacgaggaagagggcaaCGACTTTGCCGGCAGGGTAGACCGAGTTCATGGCTCCGAGCATGGCACCTTGAGGGTTGCCAAAGTACTGTCGCCATTGAGGGAGTGTTTGAAGACCGTTCATCATGGATCCTGAGATGTCAGCGACCATGAAGCGCAATTGGAGTCGTCGTAGAGCTCACCATCGTAGCCAATTGCACCGGATGACACGAGAGGGATCAGAAGAAGTaggttgagcttgaggagatGAGGCGTGCGATACCATGGTCGAGGGTCATTGGGAAGCACCTAAGATGGTCGGTCAGCACTCGTGGTAATCAAGTCAATTGAAATGTTTGACTCACTGCAGCGAGCTCAGGGCCGACGACTGCGGCCGccccttttctctccttgtGCGATGAAGAACCcatgatgtcgtcgagggTGAATGAAGTGATTCCAAGGCAGGGATGTACAGACACCTATGGTCAGACAAGGATCGATGGGATGCAACGCAAACACCAAGGATGCAGACCTCgattctcttatatctttggAGATGcagcaaaaaaagaaaggatcAAGATTTCCCCCAACCCCACACATTTTCTATGAGGACTGACCCCACGGGGAGGGATAGTTCGGGGGATGGCCTGTCAAAGGGTGGAGTTTGACCGTCAAAATCTGGACAAGGATCCGACGCTACCGTTTAAACCTTGGACTCTTCCGAGTTTTCGGACCAGGTTATGATTGGTTCTTGGCTTCTAGTTCCGATAATGACGGCTTGTGATTTGACAGAGTCTGACTCGTGACTCTAACCCCGACGCGTCAAAGGCCAAGGTCTCACGGGAGATGCCCATTTTTAGCGGCCAAACTCCGAGGCTGTTTCCACGTGGGCATCAAGATTCTTTGAGGCTGAATGAATGATCAAGACCGGTTAAATAACGAGTCCATACATAAGCTGGAACTAGTATTGCCACACGGACACATAGCTCGGTTGAACGGGGTCGCGTGTTGAGATCTAGAACTTCAAGGGAGCCGGAGAGGGCCGAGATCGCGAAAACCATCCGGTCTGCCTCCCGTCCCTCCATGGATGTTTTCCATCATGatgaaaaataaaaattacgTGCCTTCTAGCAATTCATCTCATAATGTTGGAAGATTCTTGCGTCTGTAATACTTTGTTGTTGGGCAACAAGTTCTTGAGATGCTCTAGttctctagggta comes from Fusarium falciforme chromosome 11, complete sequence and encodes:
- a CDS encoding Beta-glucosidase — translated: MAKNTDIDAIIKSLTLEEKISLLAGQNFSETVGLPEKGVPAIKTADGPNGVRSAATDLSIKSACFPAACNLAASFDTELAERFGRALAKEARGKRAHCILGPTVCIHRHPLGGRNFESFSEDPFLAGKMSSRVIQGLQSVGVSATIKHFVANEQETARTTVDETIDERALREIYLRPFEIAIKEAKPWAIMTAYNHVNGVHCDEHNWLLKDVLRENWGWNGLVMSDWGGTNSVASALNAGLDLEMPGPPRLRKEADVIEALKKGEVTEEVINERAKSVIQFALKLKALEDEADPAILGQSTDSPELRNMIREAGARGIVLLKNEGNLLPLSKDKVSKKKIALVGFAKDAMAHGGGSAAVNAYRKVTPWDALHEALGDDVEFTFAKGAHRERLLPAISKDGSCGTVVGLDGQPGFSRQLFESGKTEPVSVISQPTSVYSPLGSQESLWRRLEIVGDFTPAETGTHYIACSGLGPTRVFVDDDLIFEQPGNCSDPMGSLFLAAPEPEFRYSFEAGKTYRLRICSDPPTKIGLTILEGRSGVRLGFSLESDHDADLLGEASEVAKNADYAIVFTGHDPQWETEGRDQDSFNLPRKGTQDAMVSTVAAANKNTIVVNSTGVAIAMPWLDQVSAVMQAWFPGQECGYSIADVLTGAVNPEGRLPVSFPKRLEDCPAHGNFPGEYVNDQLKVKYEEGVFVGYRHFDRLDKDKINFPFGHGLSYTTFTYDLKNVTRDNEAWAVTAEVSNTGSKAGGSLVQVYAGRASSSADHPIKALVAFSKVQLQPGEKKTVQLSVKDRGLAYYDTGLQKWVVDEGEYRFSLGSSAADLVGEVVVKSEKLTFDP
- a CDS encoding MFS domain-containing protein, translating into MGSSSHKERKGAAAVVGPELAAVLPNDPRPWYRTPHLLKLNLLLLIPLVSSGAIGYDGSMMNGLQTLPQWRQYFGNPQGAMLGAMNSVYPAGKVVALFLVTYICDRFGRKTAMAIGALTCVAFAIMQAVSQNLHTFIAARAILGFFTSFLAQPSPILITELAYPTHRGKLTALYNTSFYLGGIIAAWCTFGTFKLDTTWSWRIPSLLQGALPALQLLTIYFLPESPRWLVAHGRREEARKILAEYHAGGDFDAPLVHFEMAEIEGALTHEADAMSQNSWLELVRTPANRRRTLIAVIVGWFAQWNGINLVSYYLVLVLNTIGITDAKDQTLINGLLQISNWLAAIFVGAMLVDRLGRRTLFLTSTCGMCVSYVIWTALSSHFASTRSEETGRAIVGFVFITFFFYAIAWAPLLQAYIVEIYPYTLRGRGVSIMYISTFVGLVVGNQVNPIAMGKIGWKYYIVFCCILAMLIVVIWFLFPETKGHTLEEIQEVFEGKSNGALHAGKLADIEGGDLEKDNKKDKQVDQVELA